In Deinococcus radiotolerans, the genomic stretch CGGCCGACGCAGCCGACGTAGCTGGCTGGGTGGCCCAGACGGGCGCTGAGGGCCGCGACATTCACGGTGTTGCCGCCCGGGTACATGACGCCCTGGCTCAGGTACACGTCCACGGTGTTGTCACCGATGCCGAGCAGGCGGGGCACGTCAGTAGTCCGTGACCCACATGTAGCGGCGGGTGTCCAGCGAGTGGTTGCGCTGGGCCGCGAGGTGCTCGGCGAAGCGGTTGAGCGCCGCCTGAAGCGCGTAGGGCGCGAACAGGGCGCGCACCTCCGGGTCAACGCCGGTCATGGGCAGGTCGCGGGCGTCGTACACCATCAGGCGGTCGGTGTACTTCTGGCAGAAGGTCAGGGCGCGCTCGGCCTGGGGGCGGCTGGGGTCCTCGCCCAGCAAGATCATCACGGGCGTCTGGGCATCCAGAATCTCAAAGGGACCGTGGAACCACTCGGCGGCCTCGAAGGGCACGCTGTGCAGCCACTGCATTTCCATCAGCATGCACACGCCGAACACGTACGCGGTGGTGAACACAGGTCCCGAGGCGAGGTGGTACAGGGTGTGGTCATCCTTGTAGGTGTGCGCGTCGGCCTGGCCGCGAGCGTCACTGAGCTCGGCCGATTCGACGAGCACGTCCGGCAGGGCGTCCAGGGACCGCAGGACCGCGTCGTGGAGGGAGTAGCCCTGGCGGCCGTCGAGCAGCCCGGCCAAGAAGCCCTGGAGCACGATGTAGATGCCGGTGTGGGCCTGCTCGGTCTCGCCCATCAGGAAGAGGTGGTCCGCCC encodes the following:
- a CDS encoding SIS domain-containing protein, giving the protein MTLTDTRPPVQATPIDRDLIVSSLQGALQAKNAAAHLGRNLAHQIDRIYFVACGAPNRVMLGLEYWLDQAQTDLQVKRYFPAEFLALAPRLDERTLVVLASKSGTTQETVEAAQFLRDQPCRTLVVTTTADKPLAQGADHLFLMGETEQAHTGIYIVLQGFLAGLLDGRQGYSLHDAVLRSLDALPDVLVESAELSDARGQADAHTYKDDHTLYHLASGPVFTTAYVFGVCMLMEMQWLHSVPFEAAEWFHGPFEILDAQTPVMILLGEDPSRPQAERALTFCQKYTDRLMVYDARDLPMTGVDPEVRALFAPYALQAALNRFAEHLAAQRNHSLDTRRYMWVTDY